CAGAGGAGGGCGATGCCGAGGCCGGGAGGCAGGAGCATCCACCATGCCCCGGCGGTGAAGGCGCCGAAGGACTGGGCTTCGTGGAGCATCCGTCCCCAGGAGATCACCCTGGGGTCCGAGAGGCCGAGGAAGGAAAGCCCCGCCTCGGAGAGAATGGCCCCGGGGACGCCCAGGGTCATGGTGGCCAGCAGCACGGGCAGAGTCTCCGGCAGAAGGTGCCGCCGGAGGATGTAGCCCACCGGGGCTCCCAGTCCCCTGAGGTCCTCGATGTACTGGGCGTCTCTGAGGGTAAGGGTCAGGGCCCGAACGGTACGGGCGGTGCCCATCCAGGAGAAGACGGAGAGGATGAGGATGAGCTGCCAGAGCCCCTTTCCCCAGAGGGCGGCGAGGGCCATGAGGATGGGAAGCAGGGGAATGGAGAGCAGCAGGTCCACAGCTCTCATGATCACGGCATCGGTCCATCCTCCCCGGTAGCCTGCCGCGAGGCCGAGGCTGGTTCCGAGGAAGGTGGCCAGAATGGTGGCGAAGATGCCCACCAGCAGGGAGACCCGGATTCCGGCCACGAAGAGGGCGGCGATGTCCCTGCCCCGCTGGTCCGTTCCGAGGAGGCCCCACCGCCCCCCTTCCAGTCGGATTTTCACTGAGCCCTCCCATCCCCCTTCGCCGGTCAGCCCGATCCTGTAGGTTCCTCTTTCGGGAAAGAGGGCGGAAGAAGCGTCCCCGAAGGGGGGCAGCCCGAGGGACCGCTTGAAGGCCATGTCCCGTCCGTCGAGTTCCACGTCCCGGTTCAGAGGGGTGAGGCGGTAGGTTTTTCCGCCGGGGAGGGTCCATTCCACGAACCGGGAAGGCGCCGGAATGGCCGTTTCGACCCGGAGGGAGAACCGGGAAGGGGCGCCGAAGGACCAGTTCAGCTCCGCGGCAGGATGGTCGCCGGTGAGTTCCAGGTCCATGGTGGGCGGAAGGGAGCGGTCCAGCCACAAGGGTTTCGAGAAGGGAGCGGCCACCTCAGCTTCGGGGAGGGCGCCGAAGAGCCGGGTCCCGAACAGGGCCAGGGCCGCCAGGGCGAGAAGGCACCAGAAGCTCCATCGTTTCAGCAGGTCCTTCATCGTCTGCCGCCCCTTTCCATGCGCACCCGGGGGTCGGTCAGGCCGTAGAGCAGGTCCGACAGAAGATTGCAGCTCACGGTGAGGAAGGCCAGCAAAAAGAAGGATGCCCCCGCGGCGGGGTAGTCATGGCCGGTGACAGCCTCAAGAAGGAACCGTCCCACCCCGTGGAGGGAGAACACCGTCTCGGTGATCACGGCCCCGGAGACGACCCCGGGAAGGGAGAGCAGGAAGATGGTGAGCAGGGGCGGCAGGAGGGTCCGGAAGGCGTGCCCCAGGATGATGTTCCGTTCCGGAAGTCCCCTGGCCCGGGCGAGGAGGATGAAATCCTCGCCGAGAATCTTCACCATGAGGTTCCGCACGTAGAGGGCCCATCCCCCGAAGCCCAGGAGAACGAGGGAAAACACGGGCAGGGCCATGTGCCACAGATAGTCGAGCAGCAGGGGAAGCCCTCCCGCCGGCGGGGGGACCGACAGGGTTCCCCTCAGGGGAAAGAGGGGCAGGGCGGCGGCGAAGGCCATGAGAAGCACGAGCTGGACGAAGAAGGAGGGGAAGGAGAAGGAGAGAGCGCCGCTCCAGAGGACGCACTTTTCCAGGAGGCTTCCCCGCTTCAGCGCCGCCTTCATGCCGAGCCAGGTCCCGAGAAGGGACGACAGCACAAGGCTTGTACCCAGCAGCATTACCGTGTTGGGCAGCCTGGATTTCAGCTCGTCTATCACGGGGCGCCCCGTGAGGAAGGAGATGCCGAAGTCGAAGGTCAGGGTCGACCGGACATACAGGAGAAACTGCACCGGAAGGGGCTGGTCGAGGCCGTAGACCTCGCTCAGCCGGGCCTTTGCCTCGGGAGAGAAGTTCGGGTCGATGATGGAGGCCACGGGGTCTCCCGGCATCATGCGGAACAGGACAAAGTTGAGCACAAGCACCAGCCCGAGGACCAGCAGGGCGCTGCCCGTCCGACGTGCCCAGTAGCCGCTCACTCGTTCCTCACCTCTTCCTGCCGAGCCAGAACCGTTCGTTCCCGCTCAACCGGACGTATTCCCCGGGGCGGTACTCCCGGAAGACGAAGGGACCGGTCCCGACGAGCCCGGTGAGGCCTGTGTCCGAGGGGTGTTTCTCCGACGCGGGAAGCCAGCTCCGCCAGTCGGTGACTTTTTCGATGACGTGCCGGGGAAGAATGGGGATGCCGCCCACCCTGTGGAGGTGCCAGAAACTCACGTTTTTCATGGTCACCCTGAGGGTGTGGTCGTCGGGAGTCTCCACGGTTTCGATGTTGTCCACGTTGTCGAAGTACCGGGGAACGGCGTTTTTCCGGAGCGTCTCGTAGGTGAAGGCGGCGTCAGCCGCCGTCAGGGGTGTGCCGTCATGCCACTCCACCCCTTCCCTGAGGCGGAAGGTGAGTACCGTGCGGGGCCCCGAAGGGCCTTCTTCCGTCTTAAGGGTCCAGCTTTCGGCGAGCCAGGGGATGGTCTCCAGGGTGTAGGGATCCACGGCGATGAGGGAGTCGTAGATCAGGCCGAGGATCTGCCAGTCGTAGGCGGAGCTTGACGTGAAGGGGTTGAGTGCCCTGGGCTCGTCGGCCTGGACGAGGTAGAGGGGTCTCATGGGGCCTGATGCCGGCTCCATGGCCAACAGGCTCCAGATGTTGTCCGCCGTTACCCGGTCGGTGACCAGGGTTCCCTTCCACTGCTTCGACACGGCGGAAATGGTGTACCGGCTGTAGACGGGGACCACCGGAACGAGATCCGAGAGAAGCTTCTGGGCTTCCGAGGCGGCGGCCCGTGCGGCCGCCTCGTCCGGGGCGAAGCGGAGACGGTCGAGAACTTTGTCGAGTTCGGGGTCGGAGATGCCGGACATGTTGTATCCGCCCCTTATGTCCATCTTCGAGGAGTAGAAGGCGTAGAGAGAATCGGGATCCCGGGTCATCTGCCATGCCAAGACGTACATTTGGAAATCCCGCTCGTCCAGCTTGGAGATCATGGTGGAGAAGTCCATGGGCTCAGCTTCGACCGGAATGCCTATGGCGGAGAGGGCCTCGGCCATGCGCACCGCGATTTCGGCCGTTGTGGGCGCCGTGGACGCCGTGGGGCAGATGAGCTTCTGGGGAGGAATTTTTTCCCCGTCGGGCGAGATGAGGACGCCGTCGGAGCCCCATGTCCATCCCGCGTCGGCAAGGCGCTTCCTTGCGGCTTCAGGGTCGTGGGGATAGACCGTCACGTCAGGTTCGAAGTAGGGAGACACCGGAGGGAGGAAGGTAGAAAGGGGTTCGGCGTATCCGGCGAAGAGATCCCGGACCATCCTCTCCCGGGGAAGGACCTGCCAGGCACTGCGGCGCAGGTCGACGCTGTTCCACGGAAAGGTCCGGACGTTGAAGCCGAGGAAGAATCCGTGAAAGCCTGGGGCGATGGAGAGCTCCACGGCGGGGCTTTTTGACAGGGCGTCCACGTCCACGGGGCGATAGAGATCCCCCAGGATGTCCGCCCGTCCCCGGTTCAGCGCCAG
This genomic stretch from Aminivibrio sp. harbors:
- a CDS encoding ABC transporter permease; protein product: MSGYWARRTGSALLVLGLVLVLNFVLFRMMPGDPVASIIDPNFSPEAKARLSEVYGLDQPLPVQFLLYVRSTLTFDFGISFLTGRPVIDELKSRLPNTVMLLGTSLVLSSLLGTWLGMKAALKRGSLLEKCVLWSGALSFSFPSFFVQLVLLMAFAAALPLFPLRGTLSVPPPAGGLPLLLDYLWHMALPVFSLVLLGFGGWALYVRNLMVKILGEDFILLARARGLPERNIILGHAFRTLLPPLLTIFLLSLPGVVSGAVITETVFSLHGVGRFLLEAVTGHDYPAAGASFFLLAFLTVSCNLLSDLLYGLTDPRVRMERGGRR
- a CDS encoding ABC transporter substrate-binding protein, which translates into the protein MKKSLFALFLSAAILAFCSSPRETAAGTFDPEAFAGPKVKDLYLVIIRDPDAQLLALNRGRADILGDLYRPVDVDALSKSPAVELSIAPGFHGFFLGFNVRTFPWNSVDLRRSAWQVLPRERMVRDLFAGYAEPLSTFLPPVSPYFEPDVTVYPHDPEAARKRLADAGWTWGSDGVLISPDGEKIPPQKLICPTASTAPTTAEIAVRMAEALSAIGIPVEAEPMDFSTMISKLDERDFQMYVLAWQMTRDPDSLYAFYSSKMDIRGGYNMSGISDPELDKVLDRLRFAPDEAAARAAASEAQKLLSDLVPVVPVYSRYTISAVSKQWKGTLVTDRVTADNIWSLLAMEPASGPMRPLYLVQADEPRALNPFTSSSAYDWQILGLIYDSLIAVDPYTLETIPWLAESWTLKTEEGPSGPRTVLTFRLREGVEWHDGTPLTAADAAFTYETLRKNAVPRYFDNVDNIETVETPDDHTLRVTMKNVSFWHLHRVGGIPILPRHVIEKVTDWRSWLPASEKHPSDTGLTGLVGTGPFVFREYRPGEYVRLSGNERFWLGRKR
- a CDS encoding ABC transporter permease; the protein is MKDLLKRWSFWCLLALAALALFGTRLFGALPEAEVAAPFSKPLWLDRSLPPTMDLELTGDHPAAELNWSFGAPSRFSLRVETAIPAPSRFVEWTLPGGKTYRLTPLNRDVELDGRDMAFKRSLGLPPFGDASSALFPERGTYRIGLTGEGGWEGSVKIRLEGGRWGLLGTDQRGRDIAALFVAGIRVSLLVGIFATILATFLGTSLGLAAGYRGGWTDAVIMRAVDLLLSIPLLPILMALAALWGKGLWQLILILSVFSWMGTARTVRALTLTLRDAQYIEDLRGLGAPVGYILRRHLLPETLPVLLATMTLGVPGAILSEAGLSFLGLSDPRVISWGRMLHEAQSFGAFTAGAWWMLLPPGLGIALL